The genomic window TGCCATCTTTTCCTAAACCTTCCCCGCGTTGCCAACCTTGTCGTCCCAGGAAATCTTCGGCGAACTTGTTTTCCGCGGGCGCGATTTCCACTGGAGGGTCGGTATGGGCGCTAAAGCGAGCGTGGCTATCGCGGGGAGGGGAAGGGCGATGCAATTCTCGGCGCATGGCTGAACGATCAATGTACCCTCTTGATGGCATACTTTGCGCTGAGGCTGATCCTTCCTCGGATCCACCCCTGTTTAACAGACTCTCCTTCAGATTTGCCATTTCTAACTTCCTCTTGGCCTCTCTATTCCCTCGTCTCTGCTGAGAATTCATTGCGAAGTCCCAAACTTTCTCTTCGTGCCCTGCAGCCTCTTTCGTGTTGTTTACAAAAGTCTCTCCTGTGTCCAAAAGCAATTCATTGCCTCCTTTTAGCTGACAAGTATCGCATGGCCACGAAGCATGGATATGTGCTTGGAATGTGGTAGAGCCGATAACGAAAACCGAAAGGTggaaaaggggaaaaggCTTCGATGAATGTTTCGGGTTGGACAATCTCTTCTGAGCTGGACTTCCCGCATCTTTACTACTATCTTGATCACTCGCATCTGGACGCGAAACGAATGTCCCATGGGTTGAGGCTGAAAGGGTACGTTAGCCATGCTGAAGAATGAGATTACCAACGGCTCACCCAAATCAACAATCCACCAACCCTCTCCATTCTTCTTGCTATCCTCTTCGACCTCAATCTGCTGATTTCCATTCTCTCCCCAATAAATAAGGGCATGAGTCTTGCTTACTTCCATTTCCCTCAACCTAATCCTTGCTGGCGCTCCCTTCTCGCATTTATCCCTACCTATCTGCACGCCCCCCTCTCTCGTATCGATAACGGCTATTTGACCGGTGCTAACCTTGGGAGATTTGGTGGAGATAACCACAAGGCGAAGTAGAGTATAGTCTGAAGGTTCCGCTGGCAGCTCACTGTCGGAGACAGGAATATCAGGAGGAAGGGGGGAATTAGCGCCCCTATAGGAAGATACAGCTTCCCCTGCTGTCCAACACTGCCTAAACTCTCCATTGCCACGTTCTCCatttctctttcctcttttttGGGTTGCCTTTTCTATCTCTGCAAGCTTTTCAGGCTCCATAAGTCCTCCCCAGCCTACATCATCTTGAATCtcaccttcctcttctgaTTCCCGTCCGCCATCTGATTTCATTGTAGTACGATTCAAAGGACCTTCCAGTGATTTTTGGTGAACATTTGAGCTAGAAGCCTGATGAAATTCAGAAGCCGTATGGTAAGTCCATTGCCCAGTGAACGAGTCCGGAACGGCGTAGGTGTTGGAAGGAGCGTGATAGAAAACCCCTTTACCAGAGTCAAACACCCAAGTATCTTGAGAGGCAGCACCGGAAGTCATTTGAAAACCGCTTGCTGCGAGGCGCCCCTTCGCTTGTCTTTGATGATATGAAGTGTCTGAATGGAACCAATATCTAATTAGAGGGCGAATAAGCAACAAGTATTAATAGGCAATGCCTGACGTCCAATGGCGAACGCCTACTTGTTGCAACAAAAAGTCTCAGACAACAACAAGCAAAACAGAAAGCTCTATTATTTTCTTCAGTTATATTGATTATACAATCTTCCATGTCACAGTTGCTCAGCGGAAAACCGGCGGGAAAACCCGGAAAACCTTACCAGCTGCTTACATAACGAGATAAAGTTGGCCGTGTACAACAAGTGCTTGAAAAGTCATTCACCGTCACTGGCCGGTGATACGGTAAATAAAAAGCACGTAGTTGTTAAGTGCCGAAATAGCAACTGCCTTGTCATATCTCGAAGTCTCGGTACTGTTCTAGAGTTACACAAGTAGCTCTTTACATTTTCTCCTCTTTTATGTCGCCTTCCCACGGCATCCGGGGGCTGGAGAAGCTTGAAACTTGCCGTAAAGCACTCTTGAAAGCTAGTCCTCAGGAACTTCAAGACGTGTAAGTACCGTTACCGTTCTGCTATTCAAATCTTGCGCAATGATTGATCTCCTCTGAAAAATGCAGGCGATTACTATCAGATGCTGTAGAACTTATTTTGAGTCCTCAAGAAGAAAAGTTACACCTCAAATTGTTGGAGTTGCTCCTTGTCCTTTTACGTCAGGTTACTATAGCACTCTCCCTATCGCCCAACGAGTCAGTTCGTTCATTGGCACAGGACAGATTAGCGCCTGAGTTTCAACCTGGAAAGCCTCTCATATTGTTCCTCTTGGCGAATATCGATCATGGACTCAAGGTTCAACAGACACGTTCAGTCGAAGTGCTTGCAGCTGCAGCTAAATTGGCGGTCATCGTGTCGTCCCAAGGTATATTGGTGTCATCAGCCTCATCTGCGACACAAAATAGCAATTTCATGGTCCCATTGTTCACATATATTGCAGATGGAGACGTCACAAATCGTGGTGACTTGTCGGTTATGATTGCTCTACTTCCATACATCCCGCCTAGCGCAATTCCTTCAAAGTTACTCGATAGACTCTTAAGCGAGTTACATGTGGCTCACAACGCCAGTGTACGTTGCCATTTGGCCGCCGATATTGCGATAGTTCTTGGTGGTGCATCTCTAGGGGGCCCCTCTTCCGATCTACCGTCTACTCCTGAACAACAAAAGCGTATTCTGTTGCCATTGCTTGCCGCCTTTGCAACTTCCCAACCGTCGTCCACTTTACTTCATGTGTCTCGCTATCTATTGCCACGCCTTTTCGgtctttttccttctttacTTCTAGCCCTTTTATCCATGCTAGGCGCACCGAATCCTGTATATGGGGCATGGGTAGCTGTTGCCTCGATTGGTGTGTCACAGGGATTAATCACCGTAGAGGATTTACCGCGAGAAGACATCATGGTTGTCTTAGAAAGTGACGAGCCTGAAACACGACTAAGGGCATTTGAGCTTGTGAGCGGGCGAAAAGAGTATACGCAAGGCGTTATCGAATTGATCAAATTAAGTTTTAAGCGTAATGAGGCACTCTCAACTGCTGGGTATGTTTGTTTACCTAATCTTTGCTCTTGAAAGGATTTGCGAATAACTGATTATGATATAAGTGCTCGTTCTGCTTTCTCCTCAGCCACCTACGCTTTTTTCGTCCGTCTTCATCAGTATGAGACCCTGGCGCGTCGTACCCTGCGCAAATTATCTAAACAATCAAATACTTCTTCCACGCCCACTGAGGCCACACAACTGCGAGATTCGCTCTCTCAAACGGCAAATTTTCACTCTTGGTTCCTTCATTTCATCGATGATAATCTGTGGCACGCACGAAGATATCCTGTCTTCAAGGTGCTATTGGCGCTAAATTTGCTGGGAAGATACTTGGAGGTGTttggtgatgatgaggggGTTCAAGGCAAGATCTATACACAAGGCAGAGTGGAAAATCTGCTTGCTTGTCAAGCAAGCGAGTTCACAGAGGTGCGATCCAGAGCGCGCAAAATGTGAGTTTATGCTTTCTGCAATTCGTTTGTGACTAACGCTGGCATAGCCTGGATGACGCTAAGGTTTCGCTGACTGGTTACGAATCACTCCATACATCATCGGCACAGGTTTTACTTGCCTCTGCTTTTGCGTCGTTGGATCATCCTCGAAAGACTCAAGCCGAGGCAGGTAAAGCCGCTCTTTGCATTCTCTTTGGGAAAGTTGTCCACTATGGCACAGTAACAGAGTCTTTGGAGTTTGTGCAAAATATAATTGCGAAACTGGAGAAGGGAGTTGGGGTCATCGAACGAGATCTAGTGCAAATAGAAcaccatcctcttcatGGTTTACTCGGAGCCATCAAGTCAGTACTTGTCTCACTTAAGGTTGCGTAGTCATACATGCTGATACAGTTCTAGGGACGTCATCCTATGTCTGAACATCGAGACAGCTGAAGCACAGCAAACTTGGTCTCCGATTTTCCGTCTACTTATGTCTCTTGTTACTCGTATCTGGAACGCAACTCGTGCTGTTATTTCCCTGGCGCCCTCCGGACTCGTGTCTGCGGATGAAAACGGTATGGAAGGTAGTGCCAGACCTGATCACGAGATAGCCAGGGCCTATGAGGTGCTCGGCGGAGGGGAAGacggagaagaagaggatggaaTGGACCATACAGGACTGTTGTCTGGCTGTTGGCGAGCAACGATGACAGCTGGGTAAGAAGCTCTATATTTTATAGGTTTGTCGATCGTAGTGCTAATCTTTTTTAGGGAGCTCCTAGCGGCGATTTTCACTTTACCCCTTGCACGAGGCGGCCCATCTCAGCTAGTTTGGTCCGTTCAGGACGTCAGCACGGCTGGCGAAACGTTCCTCACTTGGTTGCATGAGATTCGACACCGTGGTACCTTCTCAAAGCTCGCCAATGCCTTTGCTCAGCTGGTGGAGGCAGTCCGGCCGATTGAAAGCCTGCAGAATCTATGCGATGACTGGTTAACGGATGAACTGAAAGCAATTTCTTCAGATCAGCATTCAACCACCAGGCGATCGGCTGCTCTACCGTATAGCATATTGTCAATAGTATCTAATTCTGAGGTACTGCTTGAAAAGGCAATGACGTCGCTCCTCGAGTTCGCCAGAGTTGAAAATGCGTCGACATCAAATGTCACCAAAGTTCACGCGCTTAATGTGCTCAAAATCGTATTACTCGATGCCAGACAAGCTAAGTGGTTCGACGTGTGGTTTGAGCGAAGTGTGATCACTGCCCTTCAGGCCTTTGAATCACCAGAGTAAGTGATTGTGAATTCTCAAATCTACTTCTGCTCACCGGCAACCATAGCTGGAATGTTCGGAATGTTGGTCTTATTCTCTTTTCCACCCTCGTCCACCGTTGCCTCGCCCCTCCCCGCGGCGGTCAGGATTACTATCGCTCCCGAACAACACTTGCCTCGCGCAAGCCTTATTCCCTCTTCCATAACAAATATCCTCTCATCCTACCATTCCTCATGGAGTACCTCGCCAAGGGTTCAGATCCTGACTGCCAGACTGGCAACACACATTCACCTTTGCTTCCCATCTTGATCATTGTCAGAAGTCTCAAATGGTCAGACAAAAACGCAGAGATGCTTTCTAACTTGGCACGAGCTGTAGAGCTTTATTTGGGAAGTAGGGAATATCAGGTGATTTGACTTGCACCAGAGCTGGAATAAAAGAGGAGCTAACGTCAAATTCTAGATCAGACAAACAGCTGCCCAAGCTCTATCCTCGGCAATTTCTCCGTCTGAGGCCCTTAAACGTGTCCTCTCGATAGAAAATTAtctttctccatctccagAGATGATCAACGCTACGCATGGTTACATCTGTCTCCTCCGACAGCTCATCAGCAACTTCATCGAATGGGAAACTGTCGATGCTGAATCGTTGGCTAGAATCGACAACATCTTACTTCGCCTCGTAAAAGAGTACATCCCTGAAACTCATCCCACTATCACCGCCGATATTATCGGTTGTGTAGAGTCGTACCTGACGTCCACTGGTGTGGACAAAGGTCCAATTGTCACCGAGATAACTTGCCGCGCTCAAAAGTATATGAATCGGCCGAGTCCCGCATTTGTGCCTGCGGAGGAGTTCCGTCTTGTGGCTTGTACCGCTGTCCTTTCCACCCATGCTGCGTCGCCATCGATTATCCTATCTCTTTTAGGTTCTTCATCCAGTGAGGCCTCAAACATCTTTATTCTTGAACATCTCTGGCATCTTCGAGAATCCTACTCACCAGAATTACTGGATCGTGTTATATCGTTAGGGGTGAGAGGGAAAGCAGGTGAAGGCGTCCAGTTAAAGGCCTTGAATGTGCTTTCAGAAATCACATGGCAATCAATGGACTGTGACATTCTGGCGGAatggaaggagaagggtgGCCGTTTTGAGACAGTTTGCGAGGCGTTGGACAGGATTGTGATAAACTCAAAATGTGTACCAATCAGGGAAGCCGCGTTGGTGGCATTGGGTTGGGCTCTCCATCATGTAAGTTCAAATGTTTTTATGGCTTCGCAAATGGAATTGACCACGTTGTAGGCACTTACCGACTCGTCAGGAGAAAATAAAAGGGTGATCTCAATGTATGAAAGGTTGGCCCAATATGTTCTCCGTGTTTCCCACGAAGATGAGGTCAGCTTGCTTACCAGTCCGGCAATGACATGACCGCTGATACACATAATCATTTTGTAGTCCCAACCAGCTCGCTTCACCGCCTACAAAGTCTTGATCCACCTTACTACCCATCTCATTCATTTACATCATTCGTCATTCCATCAGACCCTTATACGCTTGGCGcaagatgatgatgaagaaatTCGCCATGGCGCAGCTGGGATAATTGTCGGTATGCTCGGCGGCGAAAAAGGTGTAGTGCAGCAAAGAGCTGTTGAAATGTGGTACAAATGGGCCACTCGTTTCTTGTTGCGCTTTGACAGGAATAGCGATGAACTCGGACAGTGGTTGACTTGGATTTCGGGTCTGGCGGAGGATCATAAAGGTTACGGTGAGTTCCTATGCAATTTTGTATGGATAGCATCGCTAAACATTCTGGTAGAGCACGATATCAAAACTCTGAAAGGCAGCGTCGATTCGGAAGTGCTATTTGAAGTTGAGCCGTCCAACATCTTCCGTGATCCTCTTGTGGATGTCTTCTACGCATCCAAATTGCTATCCAATCTTAGATTAGCTGGACTCCTCGGTGATCGTTTGTCGCATCGTGTCCCTGAGCACTTGGAATTAGATAGTGTAGTAGAAGGACTGTGTATCAGTCCTATAGACGATGCGTGGGAAGCTCGGAGAAGCCTTGTGCGAAGACAAGAATTCCAGAGGATGACTGTCTCAAAGGAAGGCGATTGGCAGGAATCCcgatgaagaaaaggaagtGTGGTAACTCATAGAGATTGACCGCTGGAATTGGAAGGGAATCGATACATATTTCATAG from Cryptococcus gattii WM276 chromosome E, complete sequence includes these protein-coding regions:
- a CDS encoding Hypothetical Protein (Similar to TIGR gene model, INSD accession AAW43652.1) — protein: MTSGAASQDTWVFDSGKGVFYHAPSNTYAVPDSFTGQWTYHTASEFHQASSSNVHQKSLEGPLNRTTMKSDGGRESEEEGEIQDDVGWGGLMEPEKLAEIEKATQKRGKRNGERGNGEFRQCWTAGEAVSSYRGANSPLPPDIPVSDSELPAEPSDYTLLRLVVISTKSPKVSTGQIAVIDTREGGVQIGRDKCEKGAPARIRLREMEVSKTHALIYWGENGNQQIEVEEDSKKNGEGWWIVDLASTHGTFVSRPDASDQDSSKDAGSPAQKRLSNPKHSSKPFPLFHLSVFVIGSTTFQAHIHASWPCDTCQLKGGNELLLDTGETFVNNTKEAAGHEEKVWDFAMNSQQRRGNREAKRKLEMANLKESLLNRGGSEEGSASAQSMPSRGYIDRSAMRRELHRPSPPRDSHARFSAHTDPPVEIAPAENKFAEDFLGRQGWQRGEGLGKDGKGRADPIMTQTRVRKRGIGAQGSIDDGEDWRTKGKLRRWGDVGGQKS
- a CDS encoding Cytoplasm protein, putative (Similar to TIGR gene model, INSD accession AAW43654.1), coding for MSPSHGIRGLEKLETCRKALLKASPQELQDVRLLSDAVELILSPQEEKLHLKLLELLLVLLRQVTIALSLSPNESVRSLAQDRLAPEFQPGKPLILFLLANIDHGLKVQQTRSVEVLAAAAKLAVIVSSQGILVSSASSATQNSNFMVPLFTYIADGDVTNRGDLSVMIALLPYIPPSAIPSKLLDRLLSELHVAHNASVRCHLAADIAIVLGGASLGGPSSDLPSTPEQQKRILLPLLAAFATSQPSSTLLHVSRYLLPRLFGLFPSLLLALLSMLGAPNPVYGAWVAVASIGVSQGLITVEDLPREDIMVVLESDEPETRLRAFELVSGRKEYTQGVIELIKLSFKRNEALSTAGARSAFSSATYAFFVRLHQYETLARRTLRKLSKQSNTSSTPTEATQLRDSLSQTANFHSWFLHFIDDNLWHARRYPVFKVLLALNLLGRYLEVFGDDEGVQGKIYTQGRVENLLACQASEFTEVRSRARKILDDAKVSLTGYESLHTSSAQVLLASAFASLDHPRKTQAEAGKAALCILFGKVVHYGTVTESLEFVQNIIAKLEKGVGVIERDLVQIEHHPLHGLLGAIKDVILCLNIETAEAQQTWSPIFRLLMSLVTRIWNATRAVISLAPSGLVSADENGMEGSARPDHEIARAYEVLGGGEDGEEEDGMDHTGLLSGCWRATMTAGELLAAIFTLPLARGGPSQLVWSVQDVSTAGETFLTWLHEIRHRGTFSKLANAFAQLVEAVRPIESLQNLCDDWLTDELKAISSDQHSTTRRSAALPYSILSIVSNSEVLLEKAMTSLLEFARVENASTSNVTKVHALNVLKIVLLDARQAKWFDVWFERSVITALQAFESPDWNVRNVGLILFSTLVHRCLAPPRGGQDYYRSRTTLASRKPYSLFHNKYPLILPFLMEYLAKGSDPDCQTGNTHSPLLPILIIVRSLKWSDKNAEMLSNLARAVELYLGSREYQIRQTAAQALSSAISPSEALKRVLSIENYLSPSPEMINATHGYICLLRQLISNFIEWETVDAESLARIDNILLRLVKEYIPETHPTITADIIGCVESYLTSTGVDKGPIVTEITCRAQKYMNRPSPAFVPAEEFRLVACTAVLSTHAASPSIILSLLGSSSSEASNIFILEHLWHLRESYSPELLDRVISLGVRGKAGEGVQLKALNVLSEITWQSMDCDILAEWKEKGGRFETVCEALDRIVINSKCVPIREAALVALGWALHHALTDSSGENKRVISMYERLAQYVLRVSHEDESQPARFTAYKVLIHLTTHLIHLHHSSFHQTLIRLAQDDDEEIRHGAAGIIVGMLGGEKGVVQQRAVEMWYKWATRFLLRFDRNSDELGQWLTWISGLAEDHKGYEHDIKTLKGSVDSEVLFEVEPSNIFRDPLVDVFYASKLLSNLRLAGLLGDRLSHRVPEHLELDSVVEGLCISPIDDAWEARRSLVRRQEFQRMTVSKEGDWQESR